A stretch of the Cinclus cinclus unplaced genomic scaffold, bCinCin1.1 SCAFFOLD_54, whole genome shotgun sequence genome encodes the following:
- the LOC134057571 gene encoding zinc finger protein 239-like: MDFPFLNLGPMEDEAVRKKNMSPEPQADKELRMETREDKSLQQNLVEEAVWSSSIAQETSEEEKPGRSHMRMGCKHSSWVSEEENQGQRTGQSCSQSSELGFHEHLHDADKPHKCSNCGKSFSKRSSLIWHWRIHMGERPYECGECGKSFSTRFKLIRHQMIHTGERPYECDIRRKRFQTSSNLVMHQRIHTEERPFRCPDCGKGFKYNSRLVSHRRIHTGEMPYECGQCGKCFRTSSELIVHQRIHTGEQPYECDKCSKRFLTSSSLLLHQRIHIEERPFCCPDYRKGFRHNSNLVTHRRIHTGERPYECSECGKSFSQSSHLTKHQWRHH; encoded by the exons atggaTTTCCCATTCCTAAACCTTGGCCCGATGGAGGATGAGGCcgtgaggaagaagaacatgtcCCCGGAgccccaggcag acaaggagctgaggatggagaccagggaggacaaatccctgcagcagaaccttgtggaagaggctgtttggagcagctccattgCACAGGAAACCAGCGAGGAGGAAAAGCCCGGGAGATCCCACATGAGGATGGGCTGCAAACACAGTTCTTGGGTATCCGAGGAGGAGAACCAGGGCCAAAGAACcggacagagctgcagccagagctcagagctggggttCCATGAGCATCTTCATGATGCGGATAAGCCCCACAAGTGTTCAAattgtgggaagagcttcagcaagaGATCCTCCCTGATCTGGcactggagaatccacatgGGGGAACggccctatgagtgtggggaGTGTGGAAAGAGCTTCAGTACGAGATTCAAACTGATCCGCCACCAGatgatccacactggggagaggccctatgaATGTGACATACGCAGGAAGAGGTTTCAGACCAGCTCCAATCTCGTCATGCATCAGCGGATTCACACAGAAGAGAGGCCCTTCCGCTGCCctgactgtgggaagggcttcaaatACAACTCCCGCCTTGTCTCCCACaggcgcatccacactggggagatgcCCTATGAGTGTGGGCAGTGTGGGAAGTGCTTCAGGACAAGCTCTGAACTGATTGTCCACCAAAGGATCCACACAGGGGAACAGCCCTATGAGTGTGATAAATGCAGCAAGAGGTTTCTGACCAGCTCCAGTCTCCTCCTGCACCAGCGCATTCACATAGAGGAgaggcccttctgctgccccgACTACAGGAAGGGCTTCAGGCACAACTCCAACCTCGTCAcccaccggcgcatccacactggggagaggccctatgaGTGTtctgagtgtgggaagagcttttcACAGAGCTCTCACCTGACCAAACACCAATGGAGGCACCActaa